One Campylobacter concisus DNA segment encodes these proteins:
- a CDS encoding DNA topoisomerase, protein MGNESKGNGFIRKGNDTITWAFGHILELFKPDDYAEKYKKWNLEDLPFEIEKFKYKPIDKSKDQLKIILNLLKEKDTTEVIHCGDADDEGQILVDEILAYANNKLPVKRMLINDLSEAGIKKELNNIKSNDDFYGLSQRGFARSLADWIVGLNLTRAFTVVARNKGYQNGVLNLGRVQTPILSLVVNRDKENENFKSLEYFAISGEFKSFDGIDFRANLKTDDKITDKDLAQNILKECENKSARITIKKTEKKKELPPLPYNLLKLQAQCAKEFGLKPDKVLAITQNLREKFHLITYNRSDCEYLPDTMYDESPAIIQSLKEIFKNTDDIELKGILDNVDLTIKGAAFNSANISAHHGIVPTGAKACLNELSKDELNIFTLIAKRFALQFFKAREYEATNIVLELNEYKFTASQNTTTDLGFTFYLKPQKDDNDDNDDEIENTSKLDNLIEGSMAECLKIKLEPKKTRAKPFYTMATLLTDLTGVAKYAKDPNIKKLLLEKDQGKKGENGGIGTPATRSNHIKSLIDNEFISVSNDKKQIIHATQKGKDLISVAPEILTCVDMTALWFEKQKMIESRDLSLDDFLTEINQQIKEEIAKVKDSDMGNFETKPDNAQICPICNNGYLIRHESQNKKGVFWWGCSQWREGCKAFYYDNDGKPQLETKPKQEIPSDAPICPKCKSGKLLPRTSAKGFNYFACNGKLKNGNWCNAKFKTNDNGELEEMVFEKK, encoded by the coding sequence ATTGGCAATGAAAGTAAAGGTAATGGCTTCATTAGAAAAGGTAACGATACCATAACTTGGGCTTTTGGACACATTTTGGAGCTTTTTAAGCCTGACGATTATGCAGAAAAATATAAAAAATGGAATTTAGAAGATCTACCCTTTGAAATAGAGAAATTTAAATATAAGCCTATTGACAAGAGCAAAGATCAACTTAAAATAATTTTAAACTTATTAAAAGAAAAAGATACAACAGAAGTTATTCATTGTGGTGATGCGGACGATGAGGGACAAATTTTAGTTGATGAAATTTTAGCTTATGCAAATAATAAGTTACCAGTAAAAAGAATGTTAATAAATGACCTTAGTGAAGCTGGTATCAAGAAAGAGTTAAATAATATAAAGTCAAATGATGACTTTTATGGGCTTTCTCAACGTGGTTTTGCAAGAAGCTTGGCTGATTGGATAGTCGGACTAAATTTAACTAGAGCATTTACCGTTGTGGCTAGAAATAAAGGGTATCAAAATGGTGTTTTAAATTTAGGACGTGTCCAAACCCCTATTCTCTCCTTAGTGGTAAATAGAGACAAAGAAAATGAAAATTTTAAAAGTCTGGAATACTTTGCAATTAGTGGTGAATTTAAAAGCTTTGATGGCATAGATTTTCGTGCAAATCTAAAAACTGATGATAAAATTACAGATAAGGATTTAGCTCAAAACATATTAAAAGAGTGCGAAAACAAATCCGCAAGAATTACAATTAAGAAAACCGAAAAGAAGAAAGAGCTACCGCCACTTCCTTACAATTTATTAAAACTTCAAGCTCAATGCGCAAAAGAATTTGGCTTAAAACCTGATAAAGTTCTTGCTATTACTCAAAACTTAAGAGAGAAATTTCACTTAATAACTTATAACAGAAGTGATTGCGAATACCTACCTGATACAATGTATGATGAGTCGCCAGCTATTATACAAAGTTTAAAAGAAATTTTTAAAAATACAGACGATATTGAGCTAAAAGGGATTTTAGACAATGTGGATCTTACTATAAAAGGTGCAGCATTTAACTCAGCAAATATTTCGGCTCACCATGGCATTGTCCCAACTGGAGCAAAAGCGTGTTTAAATGAACTAAGTAAGGATGAATTAAATATTTTTACGCTTATAGCAAAAAGATTTGCATTGCAATTTTTTAAAGCAAGAGAATATGAGGCAACAAATATAGTTTTGGAACTTAACGAATATAAATTTACAGCCTCACAAAATACCACAACTGATCTAGGTTTTACTTTCTATCTTAAACCACAAAAAGATGATAATGATGATAATGATGATGAAATAGAAAACACTTCAAAGTTGGATAATTTAATAGAAGGCTCTATGGCTGAGTGTTTAAAGATTAAACTTGAGCCAAAAAAAACTAGAGCAAAGCCATTTTACACGATGGCAACACTTCTCACCGACTTAACTGGCGTAGCCAAATATGCTAAAGATCCGAACATTAAGAAATTACTCCTTGAAAAGGATCAAGGCAAAAAAGGAGAAAATGGAGGTATCGGAACCCCAGCTACTAGATCAAATCATATAAAAAGCTTGATAGATAATGAATTTATCAGTGTTAGCAATGACAAAAAGCAAATAATACATGCAACACAAAAAGGCAAAGACTTAATTTCAGTTGCACCTGAAATTTTAACCTGCGTTGATATGACTGCTTTATGGTTTGAAAAACAAAAAATGATCGAAAGCCGCGACTTAAGTTTGGATGACTTTTTGACAGAAATAAATCAACAAATAAAGGAAGAGATAGCAAAGGTAAAAGATAGCGATATGGGAAATTTTGAAACAAAACCAGATAATGCTCAAATTTGCCCTATTTGCAATAATGGATATTTAATAAGACATGAAAGCCAAAATAAAAAAGGCGTATTTTGGTGGGGTTGCAGTCAATGGCGTGAAGGTTGTAAAGCATTTTATTACGATAACGATGGCAAGCCACAGCTTGAAACCAAACCAAAACAAGAAATACCAAGTGATGCACCTATATGTCCAAAATGCAAGAGTGGTAAGCTACTACCTAGAACCAGTGCGAAAGGTTTTAATTATTTTGCATGTAACGGCAAGTTAAAAAATGGCAATTGGTGCAATGCTAAATTTAAGACAAACGATAATGGCGAACTTGAAGAGATGGTTTTTGAGAAAAAATAA
- a CDS encoding cag pathogenicity island Cag12 family protein, whose amino-acid sequence MIKFTSLASIAAISFLFFGCSSIPKPIELDSSSQITINQELIRQERHNIPLDPFLKQNNWTYNLMFEKSGDEYIPNNMIVKTFYVAHNADKIIVIGNKKIAQDYKDYLASNGCKNIAIHPVDSIGQSKKRVNILFFGMKGKNDEDYIKSFTNLFDF is encoded by the coding sequence ATGATTAAATTTACGAGTTTAGCAAGTATAGCGGCTATATCCTTTTTATTTTTTGGATGTTCAAGCATACCAAAGCCAATAGAACTTGATAGTAGTAGCCAAATCACTATCAACCAAGAACTAATTAGGCAAGAAAGGCACAATATTCCGTTAGACCCATTCTTAAAACAAAACAACTGGACATATAACTTAATGTTTGAAAAAAGTGGCGATGAGTATATACCAAATAATATGATTGTTAAAACATTCTATGTAGCACACAATGCTGATAAGATCATAGTTATTGGAAATAAAAAGATAGCCCAAGACTACAAAGATTACTTGGCAAGCAATGGTTGTAAGAATATTGCTATTCATCCAGTAGATAGTATTGGACAATCTAAAAAACGCGTAAATATCTTATTTTTTGGAATGAAAGGAAAAAACGATGAAGATTATATCAAAAGCTTTACTAACTTGTTTGATTTTTAA
- a CDS encoding ATPase, T2SS/T4P/T4SS family, which yields MSTVGLDKSAMLDGYVKKYFGKYLDDESINEIAYNGGNLIWTEDIIGNWSSHESELNFNAALSFANACAAYKNDKIERQKPILSCILSTGERVQIVIPNATKENHISITIRKPSKVRYTIDDYINNGSIDANMANELKIAIENGKNIIICGETGSGKTTFMKTLIDFIPLDERIITIEDVEEIKFWDHKNFVQLFYPSEAKSDSLVNATTLLKSCLRMKPSRILLAEVRGGETYDFLNVISSGHNGSMTSCHAGSVKSAIDRLVMMSMQNTQAQVLGKDMLLDIVSNTIDYIVVFKRLGKKRQVTEYLANGEYFIRNNEGNAFVESSLRNAKQ from the coding sequence ATGAGCACTGTGGGATTAGACAAATCTGCTATGCTGGATGGCTATGTCAAAAAGTATTTTGGCAAGTATCTAGATGATGAAAGCATAAATGAAATAGCTTACAACGGCGGAAATCTAATTTGGACTGAAGATATAATCGGTAATTGGTCTAGTCACGAAAGTGAATTAAACTTTAATGCTGCCCTATCTTTTGCTAATGCATGTGCCGCTTATAAAAACGATAAGATAGAAAGACAAAAACCTATTTTATCATGCATTCTTTCAACTGGAGAGAGAGTGCAAATAGTTATACCAAATGCTACAAAAGAAAATCATATATCAATCACCATTAGAAAACCTAGCAAGGTTCGTTATACGATAGATGACTACATTAATAATGGTTCAATAGATGCAAATATGGCAAATGAACTAAAAATAGCTATCGAAAATGGCAAGAATATTATTATTTGTGGTGAAACTGGTAGCGGAAAAACTACTTTTATGAAAACGCTTATCGATTTTATACCATTAGATGAAAGAATTATTACTATAGAAGATGTTGAGGAAATTAAATTTTGGGATCATAAAAATTTTGTTCAACTCTTTTATCCAAGTGAGGCAAAAAGCGATAGTCTAGTAAATGCCACAACTCTCTTAAAGAGCTGCTTGAGAATGAAACCCAGCAGAATTCTACTAGCAGAAGTTAGGGGTGGTGAAACATATGATTTTTTAAATGTGATTTCAAGTGGTCATAATGGCAGTATGACAAGTTGTCATGCTGGTAGTGTTAAGTCAGCCATAGATCGTCTTGTAATGATGAGCATGCAAAATACTCAAGCCCAAGTTCTAGGTAAAGATATGTTGCTTGATATTGTTTCAAATACAATTGACTACATCGTAGTTTTTAAGCGTCTTGGCAAGAAACGTCAAGTTACAGAATACTTGGCTAATGGCGAATATTTCATAAGAAATAATGAAGGTAATGCTTTTGTTGAGTCTAGCTTAAGGAACGCTAAGCAATGA
- a CDS encoding TrbM/KikA/MpfK family conjugal transfer protein yields MKIISKALLTCLIFNSAVYGADELTGDTKLACEAILCLSSSERPSECSASLSKYFSIRAKKAHETAKKRKNFLKLCPTDTAIKTDQDYASLIDTISEIGGGCDASDLNKNLDKRRVWDSEKGLYQTQIRISPNMPEYCKRLARHNYTNIKDLKYTCDTKFYDESIWKRGYELQTISQAQYNALSSDKKEIQPNPEFSKCGDINKSYHWRQSCRQHISQYLFFEKKYFSKTCWAD; encoded by the coding sequence ATGAAGATTATATCAAAAGCTTTACTAACTTGTTTGATTTTTAATAGTGCCGTATATGGGGCTGACGAGCTTACTGGGGATACAAAACTAGCATGCGAAGCTATTTTGTGCCTATCAAGTAGCGAAAGACCAAGTGAGTGTTCGGCAAGTTTAAGTAAATACTTTTCAATAAGAGCAAAAAAGGCACATGAAACGGCAAAAAAGAGGAAAAATTTCTTAAAGCTTTGTCCAACCGATACTGCTATAAAAACAGACCAAGATTACGCAAGTTTGATTGATACTATATCAGAGATAGGTGGGGGATGTGATGCTAGCGATCTTAACAAGAATTTGGACAAACGTCGTGTCTGGGATAGTGAGAAAGGACTATATCAAACTCAAATTAGAATAAGCCCAAACATGCCTGAATATTGTAAAAGACTTGCTCGTCATAATTATACAAATATTAAGGACTTGAAATATACTTGCGACACCAAGTTTTATGACGAGAGTATATGGAAAAGAGGATATGAGCTACAAACTATAAGTCAAGCTCAATACAACGCTTTAAGTAGCGATAAAAAAGAAATTCAACCAAATCCAGAATTTTCGAAATGTGGCGACATAAATAAAAGTTACCATTGGCGACAGAGTTGTCGTCAACATATATCTCAATACCTATTCTTTGAGAAGAAGTATTTTAGTAAAACATGCTGGGCAGACTGA
- a CDS encoding lytic transglycosylase domain-containing protein, protein MKFLKQFKIIKYYKKLFIIILSLSIIATNVSAIPNADESRYNKLFYKFGKEFNIPPILLWAIAKTESNFTNNAKNINNNGSIDYGLMQINSIHETTLKAKNLSIDDLYKPETNIQMGAMILRNCINKHGWDYKALNCYNGKVENNPYSRKVFANLRTLKQARRVIK, encoded by the coding sequence ATGAAATTTTTAAAACAATTTAAAATAATAAAATACTATAAAAAACTATTTATTATTATATTATCATTATCTATAATAGCGACAAATGTTTCAGCTATACCCAATGCTGATGAAAGTAGATACAATAAGCTCTTTTATAAATTTGGCAAAGAGTTTAATATCCCTCCGATACTTCTTTGGGCTATAGCAAAAACAGAGAGTAACTTTACCAATAATGCAAAGAATATTAACAACAATGGCTCAATAGATTATGGGTTGATGCAGATTAATTCAATTCATGAAACAACGTTAAAAGCTAAAAATTTAAGCATTGATGACCTATATAAGCCAGAAACAAACATTCAAATGGGAGCAATGATACTAAGAAATTGCATTAATAAACATGGTTGGGATTATAAAGCACTAAACTGCTATAACGGAAAAGTTGAAAATAATCCATATTCTCGTAAAGTTTTTGCAAATTTAAGAACTTTAAAACAAGCAAGAAGAGTAATTAAATGA
- a CDS encoding toprim domain-containing protein has translation MNLHKDDTRAFLEYLGFDVDSHYKFRMREDEHTASASIDPKNGYIKDFGSGFRGDIIAFYKEIKNCDERSAFLEVAGILDNLKIDHDLNHGQKTNIAIHKKAINARPIKEEPTIDYLDDDIVKKYENERRENFTRYQELLHKLLPVCDNNQRKEIAQKFQIGYSKEEDRLVMPLRNETGKIVTLWKYNPNLNIKYTFSKNRPRCAFNIQALKEYIRDDSPIFIAEGEKDCLNMLSRGYKAISFGSAATHLKQIQIDMLKDSYIVVAYDYDEAGKNGAKALKEQLNNSCKVVEIIEWEKILKQNGLEKELKKGFDFTDFLKLSAKEREKKQGINR, from the coding sequence ATGAACTTACACAAAGATGATACAAGGGCTTTTTTAGAATATCTTGGTTTTGACGTGGATAGCCACTATAAATTCAGGATGCGAGAAGATGAGCATACCGCTTCTGCTTCTATTGATCCAAAGAATGGCTATATTAAAGACTTTGGCAGTGGTTTTAGGGGTGATATAATAGCATTTTATAAGGAAATAAAGAATTGCGACGAAAGAAGTGCATTTTTAGAAGTAGCAGGCATTCTAGACAACTTAAAAATAGATCATGATCTAAATCATGGGCAAAAGACAAATATTGCTATTCATAAAAAAGCTATAAATGCTAGACCAATTAAAGAAGAACCCACAATAGATTATCTTGATGACGACATAGTAAAAAAATACGAAAATGAAAGGCGTGAGAATTTTACACGCTATCAAGAACTTTTACATAAACTGCTTCCAGTTTGCGACAATAATCAACGTAAAGAAATAGCTCAAAAATTTCAAATAGGTTACTCCAAAGAAGAAGATAGGTTGGTAATGCCATTAAGAAATGAGACTGGCAAGATCGTAACGCTTTGGAAATATAATCCAAATTTAAATATCAAATACACTTTTAGCAAAAATAGACCACGCTGCGCCTTTAATATCCAAGCATTAAAAGAATATATAAGAGATGATAGTCCTATATTCATAGCTGAAGGTGAAAAAGACTGCTTAAATATGTTGTCACGTGGATATAAGGCTATAAGCTTTGGGAGTGCTGCCACTCATTTAAAACAAATTCAAATTGATATGTTAAAAGATAGTTACATTGTTGTAGCATATGATTATGATGAGGCAGGGAAAAATGGTGCAAAGGCTTTAAAAGAGCAGTTAAATAACTCTTGTAAAGTTGTAGAAATAATAGAATGGGAAAAGATACTCAAACAAAACGGATTAGAAAAAGAGCTAAAGAAAGGATTTGATTTCACTGATTTTCTAAAACTTAGTGCCAAGGAGAGGGAAAAAAAACAAGGAATTAATAGATGA
- a CDS encoding DNA-binding protein — MKDTSFYEKYITPAQLEEMFGISRGLQNKLRMQKNYTDENRQKHLPLPFLKIGNRILYNIDSIKQWLEDIEQK, encoded by the coding sequence ATGAAAGATACAAGCTTTTATGAAAAATATATAACACCAGCACAACTGGAAGAGATGTTTGGCATTAGTAGAGGACTTCAAAATAAGTTACGAATGCAAAAGAACTATACGGATGAGAATAGACAAAAACATTTACCTTTGCCATTTTTAAAAATTGGCAACCGTATTTTATACAACATTGATAGCATCAAACAATGGCTAGAAGACATAGAACAAAAGTAA